The genomic segment AAGCGTCCCTTAACCTGGCTGCCCCGGCGCGCCGGCTCGCGGTGCTCCGGCCCGTGTCCCTGGTGCTTCTTCCCGTGCTCGGCGACGGGCTTGGCGGCAGACTTGGCGGCAGGCTTCGCGGCGCCCGCCGCCGGCTCCTTCGCGCCGAAGAGCTTCTTCAAGAGCTTCCTGATCATCGTCTCGCTTGCTTCCTTTCGCGCCGGGTTAGAACTTCTCGGTCAGGTCGAAGAGCTTCTGGTACTCGCGGATCGCGTAGCGGTCGGTCATGCCCGCGAGGTAGTCGCACACGATCCGCTCCGGCCCGCTCGCGCCGATGTGGGCCCGGAAGTTGGGGGGCAGCAGCTCCTGGTCGTCGAGGTACGCCTGGAACAGCTCGCCGAGGATCCGCTCCGCCTTGACCTCCATCCGCCGCACCCGGTAGTGGTGGTAGAGGTTGCGGTTGAGGAACCCCTTGAGCTCCTGGAACTGCTCCGCCATGAGCGGGCTGAGGGACGCCGCCGCCCGCGGTGCGGTGCGGGCGTCGTCCGGGGTGCGCAGGCCCAGGTCGTCGATCGCGGCGAGCGTCGACTGCCCGCAGTCGGCGATGAGCATCCCGATGAGGCAGCGGATCGCCCCGGCGACCACCAGCCGCGCCGGCCCGCCCGGCGCCTCGCGCTCGGCGTCGGCGTGGCAGACCTCCCAGAGCGGCGCCTCGTGGAGCGAGCGGAACGAGATCAGCTCCGAGGAGATGCCGTCGTCGAGGTCGTGTGCGGTGTACGCGATCTCGTCGGCCAGGTTGGCGACCTGCGCCTCGAGCGAGGGGAGGTGCCCGGGCGCGTACTCCTCGGCGGTGCCGGCGGGCTCGTCCCAGTCGGTCCGGTGCTTCGCCAGCCCCTCGCGCGTCTCCCACGCGAGGTTGAGCCCGCGGAACCCCGGGTAACGGTGCTCGATGACCTCGACGACCCGCAGGCTCTGGCGGTTGTGCTCGAAGCCGCCGAAGGGGCGCATCATCGTGTCGAGCACGCGCTCGCCGGAGTGGCCGAAGGGCGCGTGCCCCAGGTCATGGGCCAGCGCGATCGCCTCGACGAGGTCCTCGTTGAGCCCGAGCATCCGCGCGAGGCTGCGGCCGATCTGGGCGGTCTCGAGCGAGTGTGTGAGCCGGTTCCGGAAGTGGTCGCCCTCGTGGTAGATGAAG from the bacterium genome contains:
- a CDS encoding deoxyguanosinetriphosphate triphosphohydrolase; its protein translation is MGLNTRERLEEREDILLAPWACRSSSSRGRRHPEPEPSHRTAFQRDRDRIIHATSFRRLEYKTQVFIYHEGDHFRNRLTHSLETAQIGRSLARMLGLNEDLVEAIALAHDLGHAPFGHSGERVLDTMMRPFGGFEHNRQSLRVVEVIEHRYPGFRGLNLAWETREGLAKHRTDWDEPAGTAEEYAPGHLPSLEAQVANLADEIAYTAHDLDDGISSELISFRSLHEAPLWEVCHADAEREAPGGPARLVVAGAIRCLIGMLIADCGQSTLAAIDDLGLRTPDDARTAPRAAASLSPLMAEQFQELKGFLNRNLYHHYRVRRMEVKAERILGELFQAYLDDQELLPPNFRAHIGASGPERIVCDYLAGMTDRYAIREYQKLFDLTEKF